A region of Allocoleopsis franciscana PCC 7113 DNA encodes the following proteins:
- a CDS encoding cytochrome P450, with translation MKLPPGPKAPARQLYPKLQADPFGWLDAMCKRYGEIFTIIMPDSTPTLFVSNPSGIKQIFTNVKEITASGALNQSFALITGERGVLQLDGFRHKHRRKLLMQAFHGERMQACGRRICELTEKIMSQQAIGKPFIAYPTIEDITLRVGIEVVMGLPEGERYDKIKHLFVSVLKHANSPLFEIATRLPFGQRDLGRWSPQGYLLHLRQELFQLLYAEVQERRKQAKPSHTDILSDLIFAHDESGEPLSDEEVRDLLLSPIFAAQDASATAIAWSLYWIHRLPVVRDRLIEELDSLGKNPEPMSIVALPYLNAVCNEALRIYPTQLFTFPRLVESPVEVMGYELSPGVALTGNIYSTHQREDLYPEPKQFKPERFLEKQFSPYEFFPFGGGARVCIGGTFALFEMKLVLATILSRYQLALVDKRPEKPKFGGLMCYPASGVKMLMQGRRQHQGQSQPLVVGSI, from the coding sequence ATGAAACTACCCCCAGGACCGAAAGCTCCCGCTAGACAACTGTATCCGAAACTCCAAGCTGACCCCTTTGGCTGGCTGGATGCCATGTGCAAACGCTATGGTGAGATCTTCACCATAATCATGCCTGATTCTACACCAACACTGTTCGTCAGCAATCCTTCAGGGATAAAGCAGATTTTCACTAACGTCAAAGAAATCACTGCATCCGGTGCATTGAACCAGAGTTTCGCCTTGATTACAGGAGAGCGAGGAGTCCTTCAACTCGATGGCTTCCGTCACAAACATCGGCGCAAGCTGTTAATGCAGGCTTTTCACGGAGAGCGGATGCAAGCCTGCGGACGACGGATCTGCGAACTCACAGAAAAAATCATGAGTCAACAGGCGATCGGGAAACCTTTTATTGCCTACCCTACCATCGAAGATATCACCCTGCGAGTGGGTATAGAGGTTGTGATGGGATTGCCTGAAGGAGAGCGCTATGACAAAATCAAGCATCTATTCGTTTCTGTGCTCAAACATGCGAATTCTCCCTTGTTTGAGATTGCCACAAGACTCCCCTTTGGACAACGGGATTTAGGTCGGTGGAGTCCACAGGGATACCTGCTTCACCTCCGGCAAGAACTTTTCCAATTGCTATACGCTGAAGTCCAAGAACGCCGCAAGCAAGCAAAACCTTCACACACTGACATTCTCTCCGATCTCATATTTGCTCATGATGAATCAGGTGAACCATTAAGCGATGAAGAGGTGCGCGACCTTCTATTATCACCCATATTCGCAGCTCAAGATGCTTCAGCAACTGCGATCGCCTGGTCTTTGTACTGGATTCACCGTTTACCTGTCGTTCGCGATCGACTGATTGAGGAACTCGATAGCCTTGGTAAAAATCCAGAGCCCATGAGCATTGTTGCATTACCCTACCTTAATGCTGTTTGTAACGAAGCTTTGCGAATTTACCCGACTCAGTTATTTACATTTCCCAGGTTGGTAGAGTCCCCAGTTGAGGTGATGGGTTATGAGTTGAGTCCGGGTGTAGCGCTCACTGGTAATATTTATTCCACACATCAGCGTGAAGATTTATACCCAGAGCCAAAACAATTCAAGCCAGAGCGCTTTCTAGAAAAACAATTCTCTCCCTACGAATTTTTTCCCTTTGGCGGCGGTGCTCGTGTTTGTATCGGAGGCACTTTTGCCCTATTTGAAATGAAGCTGGTGTTGGCGACGATTCTTTCGCGCTATCAATTAGCACTGGTTGACAAGCGACCAGAGAAACCGAAGTTTGGGGGTTTGATGTGCTACCCAGCTAGTGGCGTGAAAATGCTCATGCAGGGTCGGCGTCAGCATCAAGGACAGTCTCAGCCATTGGTTGTTGGTTCAATTTAA
- a CDS encoding non-ribosomal peptide synthetase — MDKQYPNLSPAKKALLEKWKGGKFKADTIPKRQFYNKAPLSFSQQRLWFIDQLYHGSPFYNIPIACHLKGLLNITAFQQSLNEIFKRHEVLRTTFALVNGEPVQEIVPELTWNLPIINFEHLSGKNWEPEIKQLAAEEAKKHFNLAKEPLVRATLLRLSDEEHVFLLTMHHIITDGWSMGVFLREFATLYAAFSTNQPSPLAELPIQYADFAVWQRDRFQGEVLSTQLNYWKQQLSGELPVLQLPADRPRPTVTTFTGAKQYFTFSKTLTDALNQFSQREDATLFMTLLAAFNTLLYHYTDQEDILIGSPIANRNRAELEGMLGLFVNTLVLRNNLSGDPSFRELLHRVREVTLDAYAHQDLPFEMLVEELQPDRDLSRNPLYEVMFVLQNTPMPAQEISGLTLRTLEFDSGTAQLDIFLSMSESQQGLTGFLEYNTDIFEEVTITRFISNFQALLENIVANQEQRISELSPLTAKEREQLLFEWNQTRADYPQDASLHQLFEQQVKHSPDALALISQTEQLTYRQLNQRINQLAHYLQKQGVTKVSLVAICLERSVEMVVGILAVLKAGGAYIPLDPSYPVDRLGFMLSDSQALVLITQQEILEKLPASKAKTICLDIHKDEIAQESQENPISPSKADNLAYIIYTSGSTGTPKGVLGTHQGTVNGLHWLWKTYPFTQEEVCCQKTAISFVDSVWEIFAPLLQGVPSVIIPDAILKDLQLFIETLAHHNVTRIVLVPSLLRLLLDTYSHLTRNLSHLKLWITSGEALSVSLAQTFRELMPSAKLINLYGSSEVSANVTYYDISLLPEQATSIPIGRPIDNTLVYVLNRHLQLTPVGVVGELYIGGDGLARGYLHRPELTQARFIDNPFFPGTKLYKTGDLVRYLNDGNLEYLGRHDDQVKIRGFRVELEEIATVVSQHPDVQESVVIVRDDAQGDRRLIAYIVTDQPDIVPQLSADLQQKLPNYMLPSAFVVLDALPLTPNGKVDKQALPTDDGIRPNTTKSFIAPRNFTELTLAKTWENLLNTSPIGVTDNFFDLGGHSFLAVRLMAQIYDRFGHNLPLSALFENPTIEKLAHLVSQPVHETSNSHLVAIQSSGSKIPFFCMHGAGGGVQAYFNLSRRLGENYPFYALQHTPDQEEPEIISVEETAARYLEEIRQVQPNGPYLLGGFCYGGVLAFEMAQQLQRQGQTVGLLVVIDAILSETAVKPADDDDAKFFLRMAESLKTNNNIDFSLPFEELRDLPVDEQFHLINKKANFIFSDKEVKDFLRYYKLFKAHVQAMRDYVPQVYPHQMTLLKAKEQIIHDFESPEFHTDDPFLGWSKCSTQPIQVIEVSGDHFSMFVEPHIQELARQLRNLIDKAHSCIQNASKEY, encoded by the coding sequence ATGGATAAGCAATACCCCAATTTATCACCCGCCAAGAAAGCCCTTTTGGAAAAGTGGAAAGGAGGAAAATTTAAAGCTGATACTATTCCAAAGCGTCAATTCTATAACAAGGCTCCTTTATCTTTCTCGCAACAAAGGCTGTGGTTTATTGACCAACTTTACCACGGGAGTCCTTTCTACAATATTCCTATCGCCTGTCATTTAAAAGGACTGCTTAATATTACTGCATTCCAGCAAAGTCTTAATGAAATCTTTAAGCGTCATGAAGTTTTGCGTACAACTTTTGCACTTGTAAATGGAGAGCCAGTACAGGAGATTGTACCGGAATTAACCTGGAACTTACCCATCATCAATTTCGAGCATTTGTCCGGAAAAAACTGGGAACCAGAGATTAAACAACTTGCCGCTGAAGAAGCCAAGAAACATTTCAATTTGGCTAAAGAACCTTTAGTCAGAGCAACTTTACTGCGATTGAGTGACGAAGAACACGTCTTCCTTTTGACCATGCACCATATCATTACGGATGGATGGTCTATGGGTGTGTTTCTGCGGGAGTTTGCAACACTGTATGCAGCTTTCTCCACAAATCAGCCTTCTCCCTTAGCTGAACTCCCGATTCAGTATGCAGATTTTGCGGTTTGGCAGCGCGATCGCTTCCAAGGTGAAGTCCTATCAACTCAACTTAATTATTGGAAGCAACAACTCAGCGGCGAACTACCTGTACTACAGTTACCCGCAGATCGTCCGCGACCTACTGTGACCACTTTTACTGGTGCTAAGCAATACTTTACATTCTCAAAAACTCTCACAGATGCACTAAATCAATTCAGTCAGCGAGAAGATGCCACTTTATTTATGACTCTGCTGGCAGCATTCAATACCTTGCTGTACCACTACACAGACCAAGAAGACATCCTAATTGGTTCCCCAATTGCCAACCGGAATCGAGCTGAATTAGAAGGGATGCTGGGTTTGTTTGTGAATACTTTGGTGTTGCGTAATAACCTCAGTGGCGACCCTAGCTTCCGCGAACTGCTACATCGAGTGCGTGAGGTAACTCTCGATGCTTATGCACATCAGGATTTGCCTTTTGAGATGCTTGTAGAAGAATTGCAACCCGACCGAGACTTAAGCCGGAATCCGCTTTATGAAGTGATGTTTGTCCTGCAAAACACCCCAATGCCCGCGCAGGAAATTTCTGGTTTAACCTTGCGTACTTTGGAGTTCGATAGCGGTACAGCTCAGCTGGACATTTTCCTGTCGATGTCTGAATCTCAACAGGGTTTAACAGGGTTTTTGGAGTACAATACAGACATTTTTGAAGAGGTAACAATAACCCGATTCATCAGCAATTTCCAAGCTTTATTGGAAAACATTGTTGCGAATCAAGAACAGCGCATCTCAGAATTGTCACCCCTCACGGCTAAAGAGCGAGAGCAACTATTATTTGAGTGGAATCAGACTCGTGCAGATTATCCCCAAGATGCATCTCTCCATCAACTATTTGAGCAGCAAGTCAAGCATTCTCCTGATGCATTAGCATTAATTAGCCAAACAGAGCAACTGACTTATCGTCAACTTAATCAGAGAATTAATCAGCTTGCCCATTATTTACAAAAACAAGGTGTAACCAAAGTTTCTTTGGTTGCGATTTGTCTGGAACGTTCAGTAGAAATGGTTGTGGGAATTTTAGCTGTCCTCAAAGCTGGCGGTGCATACATTCCCCTTGACCCAAGTTATCCAGTCGATCGCCTTGGCTTCATGCTCTCTGATTCCCAGGCATTGGTGTTAATCACCCAACAAGAGATATTAGAAAAGCTACCTGCATCAAAAGCCAAAACTATATGCCTGGACATCCACAAAGACGAAATTGCCCAAGAAAGTCAGGAAAACCCGATCAGTCCGTCAAAAGCTGATAATCTCGCTTATATTATCTATACTTCTGGTTCCACCGGAACTCCTAAAGGCGTTCTTGGGACTCACCAAGGTACAGTCAATGGCTTGCACTGGCTGTGGAAAACCTATCCCTTCACACAAGAGGAAGTTTGTTGCCAGAAGACAGCGATTAGCTTTGTAGACTCAGTATGGGAAATTTTTGCTCCCTTACTTCAGGGCGTTCCCAGTGTGATTATTCCCGATGCCATTCTCAAAGACCTCCAATTGTTCATCGAAACTCTGGCACATCACAACGTTACGCGTATCGTACTTGTGCCCTCACTGCTGCGCTTACTTTTGGATACCTACAGTCATCTGACTAGAAATTTGTCACATCTAAAACTCTGGATAACGAGTGGTGAAGCGCTGTCTGTTAGCTTAGCTCAAACATTCCGAGAATTAATGCCATCTGCGAAACTGATCAACCTCTATGGCTCATCGGAAGTTTCTGCCAACGTCACTTACTACGACATTAGTTTATTGCCAGAACAAGCAACCAGCATTCCCATTGGTCGCCCTATTGACAATACTCTGGTCTATGTATTGAATCGCCATTTGCAACTAACGCCTGTAGGAGTTGTTGGTGAACTCTATATTGGTGGCGATGGATTAGCTAGGGGATATTTGCATCGTCCTGAATTAACTCAGGCAAGGTTTATTGATAACCCCTTTTTTCCAGGAACCAAACTTTACAAAACTGGCGACTTAGTGCGTTATCTCAACGATGGAAATCTAGAGTATTTAGGTCGCCATGATGACCAAGTCAAAATCCGTGGCTTCCGAGTGGAACTGGAAGAAATTGCCACTGTAGTCTCACAACATCCAGATGTGCAAGAATCTGTCGTCATTGTCCGAGATGATGCTCAAGGCGATCGGCGTTTGATTGCATATATAGTGACAGATCAGCCAGACATAGTGCCACAGTTAAGCGCTGACTTACAGCAGAAACTGCCAAATTACATGCTACCGTCCGCTTTCGTAGTACTAGATGCACTCCCACTGACACCTAATGGTAAAGTAGACAAGCAAGCGCTTCCCACCGACGACGGTATCCGACCAAACACCACGAAATCCTTCATTGCTCCCCGGAATTTTACGGAACTGACTTTAGCGAAGACTTGGGAAAATCTCCTGAATACTAGCCCGATTGGAGTAACAGATAACTTCTTTGACTTGGGTGGTCATTCGTTTTTAGCTGTACGCTTAATGGCTCAAATATACGATCGATTTGGGCACAATCTTCCCCTGTCTGCTCTTTTTGAAAACCCAACGATTGAAAAACTAGCTCACCTTGTCAGTCAGCCTGTCCATGAGACATCCAATTCTCATCTGGTAGCCATTCAGTCTTCTGGTTCCAAAATTCCTTTTTTCTGTATGCATGGCGCTGGTGGAGGTGTTCAGGCTTACTTTAACTTGTCCAGAAGACTGGGTGAGAACTACCCATTTTATGCATTGCAACATACCCCTGACCAAGAGGAACCTGAAATAATTTCGGTGGAGGAAACAGCAGCTCGATACCTCGAAGAAATTCGTCAGGTACAACCGAATGGCCCTTATCTTTTAGGAGGGTTTTGTTACGGGGGTGTACTTGCTTTTGAAATGGCGCAACAATTGCAAAGGCAGGGTCAAACAGTAGGTTTGCTAGTTGTCATCGACGCCATATTATCAGAAACAGCCGTTAAACCAGCAGACGATGATGATGCAAAATTCTTCCTTCGCATGGCGGAATCGCTAAAAACTAACAATAATATTGACTTTTCCCTTCCTTTTGAGGAACTTCGAGATTTGCCAGTGGATGAGCAATTTCATTTAATCAATAAAAAAGCTAACTTCATCTTTAGCGACAAAGAGGTTAAGGATTTTCTCCGCTATTACAAACTTTTCAAAGCTCATGTCCAAGCCATGCGAGATTATGTTCCGCAGGTTTATCCTCACCAGATGACTCTCTTGAAAGCTAAGGAGCAAATTATTCATGACTTTGAGAGTCCAGAATTCCATACTGATGACCCCTTTCTAGGTTGGAGTAAATGTTCCACCCAGCCTATTCAAGTCATTGAAGTTTCAGGAGATCATTTCTCGATGTTCGTCGAACCTCATATTCAGGAATTAGCTAGACAGTTGAGAAATCTTATTGATAAGGCTCACTCTTGTATACAGAACGCAAGTAAAGAATACTGA